Part of the Oerskovia paurometabola genome is shown below.
CGGCAAGGGGCGCGCTCCTGTACCGGGCGGCCCCAAGGAAGGCGCGACGACCGCCAACCGGCTGGCGGGGGTCGCGGCCGGCGAGCTCGCGGACCTCATCCAGGAGCTCAGCGACCAGATGCACGCGGCGGCGGCCGAGCTCCAGTTCGAGCTCGCGGCGCGACTGCGCGACGAGATCTCCGGGCTCAAGAAGGAGCTGCGGCAGATGCAGTCGGCCACCGCCTGAGCGGTGGGCCCGCCCGGGCAGGCGCCGCCGGCCCGGCGAGAGCGACAGAACGAGGGATGCCATGGCACGCACGGTCCAGATCACGTTCGACGCAGCGGACCCGCGGGGTCTGGGTGCGTTCTGGTGCGAGGCGTTGGGCTACGTCGAGCAGCCGCCGCCGGAGGGTTTCGCGGACTGGGAAGCCGCGATGGCGGCCTGGGGCATGAGCCCGGACCGCTACAACGCGTTCTACGCGGTGGTGGACCCGGACGGCGTGGGGCCGCGGATCTTCATCCAGCAGGTCCCCGAGCCGAAGACCGCCAAGAACCGCATGCACATCGACGTGGGGGTCGAGGGGGACGGGGCCGAGCGGGTGGGCAACGTCCGGTCGCACGCGGCCCACCTCGTCTCGCTCGGCGCGTCCGTGCTCCAGGAGATGGACGAGAACGGAGAGTTCTGGATCGTCCTGCAGGACCCGGAGGGCAACGAGTTCTGCGTGCAGTGACGATCGCCCGAGGAGCGGGTGGGTGCGAGGTGTGGGCGAGGCGCACTCGGGAAGGTTCGCCGCGCCCAGGTGGTTGTGGAAGCGTGGGTGCTCGCCTCGTGCCATGCCCTATGCTTGCCCAGTTGAAGGGGAGTATTCCTAGAAACGGTGATGTCGTCATCACGGTCGGCGTAGTCGTCGGCCCGGTGTCACCGGTCCTGCACGGTCACCTCTCGCGATCCGCCCTCGCGGGGATCGGTGACCGCGAGGGCGGAAGAGACCTTCGGTACTCGACGCTACGTACCGGAGGTATGTGTGATGGATGTTCCTGTCTGGATGTGGGTCGCGACGGTCGGCATGATCCTCGCGATGCTGGCCTTCGACTTCGTGGGCCACGTCCGCACCCCGCACGCCCCCACGCTCAAGGAAGCCTCGTGGTGGTCCGCCGGCTACGTCGGCATCGCGATCCTCTTCGGGGTCGGGATCTGGGCCTACTTCGGCTCGGTCTACGGCGGGGAGTACTTCGCCGGGTACATCACCGAGAAGAGCCTGTCGGTCGACAACCTCTTCGTGTTCGTCCTCATCATGACGAGCTTCCGGGTGCCCAGGCTGTACCAGCAGAAGGTCCTGCTGATCGGCATCACGATCGCCCTGGTCCTGCGCACGATCTTCATCTTCCTGGGCGCCGCGCTGATCGAGAACTTCAGCTGGGTCTTCTACATCTTCGGCGCCTTCCTCATCTACACCGCCTACACGCAGGTCAAGAGCGCGCGTGAGCACGAGGACGAGGAGTACAAGGAGAACGGCGTCCTGCGCCTGACGCGTCGTTTCTTCCCCACGACGGACGCGTACGTCGAGGACCGGATGTTCACGAAGATCGACGGCAAGCGCTACATCACGCCGATGCTCATCGTGATGATCGCCATCGGCAGCGCCGACCTGCTGTTCGCGGTCGACTCGATCCCCGCGATCTTCGGCCTCACGCAGGAGACGTTCCTCGTCTTCGCGGCCAACGCGTTCTCCCTGCTCGGCCTGCGCCAGCTCTACTTCCTGATCGACGGCCTGCTCGACCGGCTCGTGTACCTCGCCTGGGGCCTGGCCGCGATCCTCGGCTTCATCGGGATCAAGCTCCTCATCCACGCGCTGCACAAGAACGAGATCCCGTTCATCAACGGTGGCGAGCACGTCACGGTCATCCCTGAGATCTCGACGGCCGTCTCCCTCAGCTTCATCCTGGTCACGCTGGCCATCACGACGGTCGCGAGCCTCGCCAAGGACAAGAGCGACCGTCGTCGCCTGGAGAAGGAAACCTACTGATGCAGCACGAGCTGCCGTTCTGGTTCGAGGCGGCGTCCCTGACGGCCCTCGTCGTCCTCCTGCTCGTCGACCTGGTGGTCGTGGGGCGTCGCCCGCACGTGCCGTCGATGAAGGAGAGCGGCCTGTGGGTGGCGTTCTACGTCGCCCTGGCACTGGTCTTCGGCGGCCTCGTCGCCCTCGTGGGCGGCAGTGCTCCCGCGGTCGAGTTCTACGCGGGCTGGCTCACGGAGTACAGCCTGTCGGTCGACAACCTCTTCGTGTTCGTCATCATCATGACGAGGTTCGCCGTGCCGCGGGAGCACCAGCAGAAGGTGCTCATGGTGGGGATCATCGTGGCGCTCGTGCTGCGCGGGGCGTTCATCCTCGCCGGCGCCGCGATCATCGCCCAGTTCGTGTGGGTCTTCTACCTCTTCGGCGCGTTCCTGATCTACACCGCGATCAAGCTGGTCGCGGGTGGGGACGAGCCGGAGGAGTACCAGGAGAACCGGCTCATCCGGTCGTTGCGCCGGGTGCTGCCGCTGTCGCCGACGTACGACGGCGGCAAGCTGCGCACCGTGGTCGACGGCAAGCGGCTCTTCACGCCCATGCTGATCGTGTTCCTCGCGATCGGCAGCACGGACCTGCTCTTCGCGTTCGACTCGATCCCTGCGATCTTCGGGCTCACGCACGACCCGTTCATCGTGTTCACGACGAACGTCTTCGCCCTCATGGGGCTGCGGCAGCTCTACTTCCTGCTGGGGGGCCTGCTCGAGCGGCTGGTGTACCTGCCGATCGGGCTGGCGGTCATCCTGGGCTTCATCGGGATCAAGCTGATCCTCGAGGCCTTGCACGAGAACACGTTGCCGTTCATCAACGGCGGGCAGCACATCGAGGCCGTCCCGACGGTCCCGATCTGGCTGTCGCTCGTGGTCATCCTGGGTGCGCTCGGGGTCACGACGGTGGCCAGCCTGTTGCGCACGCGTGGTCAGCAGAAGGACGAGGCCCTGCTCGACGACGTCGACGCGGCCTCGTAGGCGCGTCTCGGCAGGCACTGCTCGCCCCGTGAGAACGGCCCGTCTCCCTTCCGGGGAGACGGGCCGTCCGCGTTCGTGGACGGGGGAGTCGAGCGCTCCGTCCGGCGGCGGCGACGCTCAGACTCGGTCGGCCCAGGGGCCGATGACGGGAGACCACGGGCGCACGGTGCGCCGCGTGATGACGTTCTCGCGGGCGAACGGGTCGGCGTCGAACGTGCTCGCGACCGAGGCCTCGTCCGGGGCGTCGACGAGCAGCAGCGCGCCCGCGGGGTTGGCCGCGTCCTGGGCGAGGGGGCCGGAGGCGAGCAGCGTGCCCTCGTCGAGCAGCCCGCGCAGGAACGCACGGTGCTCGGGGCGGAACTCGTCCAGGACGGCGGGCTTGTCGGCGTACGTGTAGGTCACGGCGAAGATCGGCATGGCGACATTGAAGCACCATCCGGCGTGGTGGTGGTGACGGTCCGTCGTCGGCCCGCTCGGCCGCGCGACCGGTGTCCTACCAGCCGCGCTCGCGCCACTCGTCGAGGTGGGGGCGCTCTGCCCCCAGCGTCGTGTCCGCGCCGTGGCCCGGGTAGACCCAGGTGGCGTCGTCGAACCTGTCGAAGAGCCTGGTGGTGACGTCCGCGTAGAGCATCGCGAAGCGGTCCGGGTCGTTCGACGTGCTCCCGAGGCCGCCCGGGAAGAGCGAGTCCCCCGTGAACAGGTGTGCTCGGCCGGGCACGGCGTCCGGTGCGCTCGCGTGCTCGGGCTCGCGGTAGACGAGCGTGACCGAGCCGGGGGTGTGACCGCGCAGGGCGACCACCTCGAACGTGAGGTGGCCGACGACGATCGTGTCGCCGTCGTGCAGGGGGCGCGTGATGGTCGCGCCGGTCGCCTCGGCGACGGCTTCCGCGTCGGGAGCGCCGGCCGCGAGCCGCGCGCCGGTGGCCGCGCCGATCGAGGAGAGCGCCCCGAGGTGGTCGAGGTGCCTGTGCGTCGTGACGACGAGGTCGAGGCGGGCGGTCGACGAACCCTCCCGGACGAGCTCGAGGAGCCGGTCGGGCTCGGCGGCGGCGTCGACGAGGAGCTGGGCGCCGCTCCCGCGGCAGGTCAGGAGGTAGGCGTTGTTCTCGGCGGGCCCGACGGCGAGCTTGCGGACCTCGACCTCGTCCAGCACCCGCAGGTCGCTCGGTCCCGCGACCGTGACGTCTCCGGTGTATCCCACGCCGATCTCCTCGCTGTGCTGGTTGGCGTCCTGACGGACGACCGGCCGCCGGTGTGACGAGCCTCTCGTGCCGAGTCTGGCACGCCGGTGGCGGGACCCGGAGCGCCGTCCAGGAGCAGGTCAGACCGCCGGGGCCGTCCCTCGACAGGAACCGCAGGACCCTCGGCACCGGTGACGTCGGTCGAACAGGTGTGCGAATGTCAGGGGCGAGGCTTACGATGCTTCGGTGAGCAACCGCCTTGTCATCGCTGGTGCCCGTGAGCACAACCTCCGCAACGTCGACCTCGACCTGCCGAGGGATCAGCTCATCGTCTTCACGGGACTCTCGGGGTCCGGAAAGTCCTCCCTCGCGTTCGACACGATCTTCGCCGAGGGGCAGCGTCGCTACGTCGAGTCGCTGTCGGCGTACGCCCGTCAGTTCCTCGGGCAGATGGACAAGCCCGACGTCGACTTCATCGAGGGCCTGTCGCCCGCGGTCTCGATCGACCAGAAGTCGACCAACCGCAACCCGCGCTCGACCGTGGGCACCATCACCGAGGTCTACGACTACCTGCGCCTGCTCTTCGCGCGCGCCGGCACACAGCACTGCCCGGTCTGCGGCGAGAAGGTCCAGGCCCAGACGCCGCAGCAGATCGTCGACCGCCTCCTGGAGCTGCCCGAGGGCACGCGCTACCAGGTCCTCGCTCCCGTGGTGCGTGGTCGCAAGGGGGAGTACAGCGAGCTCTTCAAGGAGCTGCAGTCGAAGGGCTTCGCGCGCGCCCGCGTGGACGGCGAGGTCGTCCAGCTCACGGACCCGCCGGCGCTCGAGAAGAAGCTCAAGCACGACATCGAGGTCGTGATCGACCGTCTCGTCTCGCGCGAGGGTGTGCAGCGGAGGCTCACGGACTCGGTCGAGACCGCGCTCGGGCTCGCCGGGGGGCTCGTCGTCGTCGAGCTCGTCGACGCCGACGCGGACGACCCGCAACGCGAGCGCCGGTTCTCGGAGAAGCGCGCGTGCCCGAACGACCACGAGCTCACGCTCGACGAGATCGAGCCGCGCACCTTCTCGTTCAACGCCCCCTACGGTGCGTGCCCCGAGTGCACGGGTATCGGCTTCCGCCTCGAGGTCGACCCGGACCTCGTCGTCCCGGACGACGAGAAGTCGCTCGCGGAGGGCGCGGTCGCGCCCTGGGCGCAGATCTCCTCGGAGTACTTCCACCGCGTCCTGACGGCGCTCGCCTCGGACCTGGGCTTCTCCATGGACGTGCCGTGGCGCGCCCTGCCTCAGCGTGCTCAGCAGGCGGTGCTCTACGGCCAGAACCACGAGGTCCACGTCCGGTACAAGAACCGCTGGGGGCGCGAGCGTCAGTACTCGACCGGCTTCGAGGGCGTCGTGACGTTCCTCGAGCGCCGCCACGGCGAGACCGAGTCGGAGTGGTCCAAGGAGAAGTACGAGGCGTACATGCGCGAGACGCCGTGCCCGGTGTGCCAGGGCACGCGTCTCAAGCCCGAGGTCCTCGCCGTCAAGGTGGGGGACAAGTCCATCGCCGAGGTCTGCCGGCTCCCGCTGCGCGAGGCCGCGGCGTTCCTCGGTTCGCTCGAGCTGGGCACGCGCCAGAAGGCCATCGCGACCGAGGTCCTCAAGGAGATCGACGCCCGACTGGGCTTCCTGCTCGACGTCGGGCTGGACTACCTCTCGCTCGAGCGTCCGGCCGGGACCCTCTCGGGAGGCGAGGCGCAGCGCATCCGTCTCGCGACGCAGATCGGCTCGGGGCTCGTCGGTGTCCTGTACGTCCTCGACGAGCCCAGCATCGGTCTGCACCAGCGGGACAACCGCCGGCTCATCGACACCCTGACCCGGCTGAGGGACCTCGGGAACACGCTCATCGTCGTCGAGCACGACGAGGACACCATCCGGGCGGCCGACTGGATCGTCGACATCGGCCCGGGCGCCGGCGAGCACGGTGGACGCGTGATCCACTCGGGCGACTACGCAGGCCTCCTGGAGGCGCCCGAGTCCGTCACGGGCGCCTACCTCTCCGGGCGTCGCAGCATCCCGCTGCCCGCCGCCCGCCGCCCTGTCGACAAGGACCGTCGGATCACGGTCGTCGGTGCGCGCGAGCACAACCTCGAGGGCATCGACGTGAGCTTCCCGCTCGGCACCCTGACCGCGGTCACCGGCGTCTCGGGGTCCGGCAAGTCCACGCTGGTCAACTCGATCCTCTACACCGTGCTCGCCAACGAGCTCAACGGAGCCCGTCAGGTCGCGGGGCGTCACCGTCGGATCACGGGACTCGAGAACCTCGACAAGGTGGTCCACGTCGACCAGGGGCCCATCGGCCGGACCCCGCGGTCCAACCCCGCGACCTACACGGGGGTGTGGGACCACGTGCGCAAGCTCTTCGCCGAGACGAGCGAGGCCAAGGTCCGTGGCTACACGCCCGGCCGGTTCTCCTTCAACGTCAAGGGCGGTCGCTGCGAGGCCTGCTCGGGTGACGGGACCATCAAGATCGAGATGAACTTCCTGCCGGACGTCTATGTCCCGTGCGAGGTCTGCCACGGCGCGCGGTACAACCGCGAGACGCTCGAGGTGCACTTCAAGGGCAAGACCGTCGCGGACGTGCTCGACATGCCGATCGAGGAGGCCTCGGAGTTCTTCGCCGCGGTCCCGACGATCTCGCGCCACCTCAAGACCCTCTCCGAGGTCGGCCTCGGGTACGTGCGCCTGGGGCAGCCCGCGCCCACGCTGTCAGGAGGCGAGGCCCAGCGCGTCAAGCTCGCGAGCGAGCTGCAGAAGCGTTCGACGGGCCGGACCATCTACGTGCTCGACGAGCCGACGACGGGCCTGCACTTCGAGGACATCCGCAAGCTCCTCGCGGTGCTCCAGTCGCTCGTCGACAAGGGCAACTCGGTGCTCGTGATCGAGCACAACCTCGATGTCATCAAGAACGCCGACTGGGTCATCGACATGGGACCGGAGGGTGGGTCCGGCGGTGGACGGGTCATCGCCGAGGGCACGCCCGAGCAGGTGGCCGCGGTCCCCGAGAGCCACACGGGTCGGTTCCTCGCCGAGGTCCTCACGGGTGACCCCATCCCGGTCGCACCCCTGCCCAAGAAGTCCCCGGCCAAGGCCGCGACGGGCAAGACGGCGGCGAAGGCGCCGAGGAAGACGGCCGCGCGCAAGTCGTCGACGACGGCCGCGGCCAGGGAGAGCTCGTCGACCGTGAAGGCGTCCGCCGCCACGAGGAAGGCCGAGCCCGCGACCGAGTGACATCGACCGGCGGACGTCGACCGTGCCTCGGCCGGCTGCCGTCCGACCGGGTGCAGGCTCAGGCCGCGTGCGTGCGCAGCGGCGCGGGCTCGAGCAGCACCGGGAAGTTCACGGAGCGCGCCAGGAAGCAGTGGTCGTGGGCGCGGCGGTGGATCTCGGCGACGGCCTCGTCGCTGACGTCGGGGCCGTCGTCGACCACCACGTGCGGGTGCAGCGTGACGTCCGTGAACTGCCCGGCTCCGGCGGACTCGACCCGCATGGTGCCGGTCACCTCGTCGGTGTACTCGCGCACCACGATCCCCGCCGCTGACGCGAGGTGCAGGAACCACAGCATGTGGCACTGCGAGAGGCTCGCGACGAACAGCTCCTCGGGGCTGTACCGGCTCGGGTCGCCCCGGAACGCGGGGTCGGCCGAGCCGGGGAGCGTCGGTCGGCCGGTGAGGTCGACGTCGTGGTCCCGGCTGTACGCGGTGTAGGTGGTCGTTCCGGTCTGGCCCGCGCCGGTCCAGCGGACGGTCGCGGCATAGGAGTGAAGGGCGCCCATGCCGTCACCCTAGCGGCGGTCGGGCGTTCGTGTGTGACGGGCGTCACGTGCGAGCGTCGGCGCAGGGGCGTGACTGTGGGTGCACTGTCCTAGGCTGGCGGACATGGCTGATCCGTCCTCGTACCGCCCCGCACCGGGAGAGATCCCCACGTCACCGGGCGTGTACCGCTTCCGCGACGAGCACGGCCGCGTCATCTACGTCGGCAAGGCGAAGAATCTGCGCGCCCGTCTCGGCAGCTACTTCCAGGACCTGACGAACCTCCACTACCGCACCCAGACGATGGTCACGACGGCCGCCTCGGTCGAGTGGACGGTCGTGGGGACCGAGGTCGAGGCCCTCGCGCTCGAGTACTCGTGGATCAAGGAGTTCGACCCCCGGTTCAACGTGAAGTACCGGGACGACAAGTCCTACCCCTACCTCGCCGTGACCCTGGGCGAGCAGTTCCCGCGCGCCCAGGTCATGCGTGGTGGCAAGCGCCCCGGCACCCGCTACTTCGGCCCCTACGGGCACGCGTGGGCCATCCGCGAGACCCTCGACCTGCTGCTGCGTGTCTTCCCGGTCCGCACGTGCTCCGCGGGCGTCTTCAAGCGTGCCCAGCAGACCGGTCGGCCCTGCCTGCTCGGCTACATCGACAAGTGCTCCGCCCCCTGCGTGGGACGCATCACGCCCGAGGACCACCACGCGCTCGCGGAGGACTTCTGCGACTTCATGGCGGGCGACACCGCGAAGTTCATCCGCCGGGTCGAGGCCAAGATGAAGGAGGCCGCGGCGGCCATGGAGTACGAGCAGGCCGCCCGTCTGCGCGACGACATCCTCGCGCTCGAGCGCGCCATGGAGAAGAACGCCGTGGTGCTCGGCGACGCGACCGACGCGGACATCTTCGCGCTCGCTGGCGACGAGCTCGAGGCCGCGGTGCAGGTCTTCCACGTGCGCGGTGGCCGCATCCGCGGGCAGCGTGGCTGGATCGTCGAGAAGGTCGAGGACGTGACCGACGCCGAGCTCGTCGAGCACCTCCTGCAGCAGGTCTACGGTTCGGTCGACGAGGCCCTCGGGGACTCCTCGACCCCGTCGTCGAGCATCGTGCCCCGAGAGGTGCTCGTGCCCGTCCTGCCGCCCGACACCGAGCAGGTCGTGGCCTGGCTCACGGGCCTGCGGGGCGCCAAGGTCGACGTCCGGGTGCCGCAGCGCGGTGACAAGCGCGAGCTCGCGGCGACGGTGCACAAGAACGCCGAGCACGCCCTCGCGCTGCACCGGACCCGCCGTGCGGGGGACCTGACCACGCGCAGCCAGGCGCTGCGCGAGATCCAGGAGGCGTTGGGTCTGGAGACCGCGCCGCTGCGCATCGAGTGCTACGACGTGTCGACGACGCAGGGGACCCACCAGGTCGCGTCGATGGTCGTCTTCGAGGACGGGCTCGCGCGCAAGAGCGAGTACCGGCACTTCGCGATCCGCGGCCCGGAGGGGCTGGGCGCCCGCGACGACACCGCGGCCATGCACGAGGTCATCACGCGCCGCTTCAAGCGCTACCTCGCCGACCGTTCGCAGGCCACGGACGTCGAGATGGACCTGGGGGCCGACGACGACACCGCGCGGGACGCGGACGCCGTCGCGGCGGGGTACGTCCCACGCTCGGGCGAGGTGGGCGCGGACGCACCTGCGGGCCGTGCCGCCCGTTTCGCGTACCCGCCCAACCTCGTCGTGGTCGACGGCGGACCGCCCCAGGTCGCCGCCGCCGCCCGGGCCCTCGCGGAGCTCGGGATCGACGACGTCGCGCTGTGCGGCCTCGCGAAGCGGCTCGAGGAGGTGTGGCTGCCGGGGGAGGACTACCCCGTGATCCTGCAGCGCAGCTCCGAGGGGCTGTACCTGCTCCAGCGTGTCCGGGACGAGGCCCACCGGTTCGCGATCTCCTACCACCGCAAGAAGCGCGGCAAGGCCATGACGGCCTCGGCCCTCGACGACGTCCCGGGCCTCGGGCCCGCACGCAAGAAGGCGCTCCTGACGCACTTCGGCTCCCTCAAGCGGCTGCGTGCGGCGTCGGCCGAGGAGATCGCGACCGTGCCCGGCATGGGTGCCGCGACCGCCGCGGCCGTCGTCGCCGCGCTCGGTCCGGCGAGCCCGACCGCCGCCGGAACCGTAGGACCCGGGGGGGCGGCGGCTCCCGAGGCGGAGTCGCCGGCGTCGCCGACGGACGCGCTCGAGGCGGCCGCGCCGGCGTCCCCCTCGTCCGAGGAGGCGGCGCCCGCATGAGCCGTCCCCGCGCGCACCCGGCGGCCGCGTCGCCCGGGGGCCCGGCGCCGTCGGGCGAGAGGGCCTGCCCGTGACCCGCGGCGCGGGGGCGGCCGGTCTCGAGCTCTCGGCCGGAGAGCAGGACACGCCCGAGAAGTGCCCGACGCCGGTCCGGCCCGCCCGCGCGCGACCGGCTGGCATGCTGGTGGCATGAGCACCGAACCCTCCCCGACGACCGTCCCGCAGGGCATCCCGGCGATCGAGGCGACCACCCACGCGCCCGAGCGCTCCGACGCCGAGGTCCTCGTGATCACCGGGATGTCGGGCGCCGGACGATCGCGCGCTGCCGCGGTGCTCGAGGACCTCGACTGGTACGTGGTCGACAACATGCCGCCCCGCATGCTCGTCCCGCTCGTCGACATGATGACGCGCGCGGGGTCCAGCGTGCAGCGCATCGCGGCCGTCGTCGACGTCCGTGGCGGGGGGTTCTTCACCGACCTCCTCGACGTGCTCAAGCACCTGCGCGACGCCGGGGTCTTCTACCGGATCCTGTTCCTCGACGCGTCCGACGAAGTCCTGGTGCGTCGATACGAGCAGGTCCGGCGTCCGCACCCGCTGCAGGGCAACGGGCGGATCCTGGACGGGATCGCCGAGGAGCGGCGCCTGGTCGCGAGCGTCGAGGAGCGCGCCGACGTCGTGATCGACACCTCGGACCTCAACGTCCACGACCTCGCACGGGAGGTCCGCGCGGCCGTCGCCGAGGGCACCCCGGACACGCTGCGCATCAACGTCGTCTCGTTCGGCTTCAAGTACGGCATCCCGCTCGACGCGGACCACGTCGTCGACATGCGGTTCCTTGCCAACCCCTACTGGATCACCGAGCTGAGGCACCTCACCGGGCGCGACGCGCCCGTCCGGGACTACGTCCTGGCCCGGCCCGGGGCGCTCGAGTTCGTCGACCGGTACGTCAGCGCGCTCGAGCCCGTCCTGGCCGGGTACCTGGCCGAGGAGAAGCGGTACGTGACCATCGCCGTGGGCTGCACGGGTGGCAAGCACCGGTCGGTCGCGATCTCCGAGGTGCTCGCCCAACGGCTGCGCGCCGTCGGGCAGCGCGTCACCGTGACGGCCCGCGACCTCGGCAAGGAGTAGTCGTGACCCTCGACAACCCGGCAGTGGTAGCACTCGGCGGCGGGCACGGCCTGTCCGCGACGCTCTCCGCGCTGCGCCTCATGTCCGACCGCATCACGGCGGTCGTGACCGTCGCCGACGACGGCGGGTCCTCCGGTCGGCTGCGGGCCGAGCTCGGTGT
Proteins encoded:
- the uvrA gene encoding excinuclease ABC subunit UvrA, with protein sequence MSNRLVIAGAREHNLRNVDLDLPRDQLIVFTGLSGSGKSSLAFDTIFAEGQRRYVESLSAYARQFLGQMDKPDVDFIEGLSPAVSIDQKSTNRNPRSTVGTITEVYDYLRLLFARAGTQHCPVCGEKVQAQTPQQIVDRLLELPEGTRYQVLAPVVRGRKGEYSELFKELQSKGFARARVDGEVVQLTDPPALEKKLKHDIEVVIDRLVSREGVQRRLTDSVETALGLAGGLVVVELVDADADDPQRERRFSEKRACPNDHELTLDEIEPRTFSFNAPYGACPECTGIGFRLEVDPDLVVPDDEKSLAEGAVAPWAQISSEYFHRVLTALASDLGFSMDVPWRALPQRAQQAVLYGQNHEVHVRYKNRWGRERQYSTGFEGVVTFLERRHGETESEWSKEKYEAYMRETPCPVCQGTRLKPEVLAVKVGDKSIAEVCRLPLREAAAFLGSLELGTRQKAIATEVLKEIDARLGFLLDVGLDYLSLERPAGTLSGGEAQRIRLATQIGSGLVGVLYVLDEPSIGLHQRDNRRLIDTLTRLRDLGNTLIVVEHDEDTIRAADWIVDIGPGAGEHGGRVIHSGDYAGLLEAPESVTGAYLSGRRSIPLPAARRPVDKDRRITVVGAREHNLEGIDVSFPLGTLTAVTGVSGSGKSTLVNSILYTVLANELNGARQVAGRHRRITGLENLDKVVHVDQGPIGRTPRSNPATYTGVWDHVRKLFAETSEAKVRGYTPGRFSFNVKGGRCEACSGDGTIKIEMNFLPDVYVPCEVCHGARYNRETLEVHFKGKTVADVLDMPIEEASEFFAAVPTISRHLKTLSEVGLGYVRLGQPAPTLSGGEAQRVKLASELQKRSTGRTIYVLDEPTTGLHFEDIRKLLAVLQSLVDKGNSVLVIEHNLDVIKNADWVIDMGPEGGSGGGRVIAEGTPEQVAAVPESHTGRFLAEVLTGDPIPVAPLPKKSPAKAATGKTAAKAPRKTAARKSSTTAAARESSSTVKASAATRKAEPATE
- a CDS encoding YciI family protein, whose protein sequence is MPIFAVTYTYADKPAVLDEFRPEHRAFLRGLLDEGTLLASGPLAQDAANPAGALLLVDAPDEASVASTFDADPFARENVITRRTVRPWSPVIGPWADRV
- a CDS encoding TerC family protein, whose amino-acid sequence is MQHELPFWFEAASLTALVVLLLVDLVVVGRRPHVPSMKESGLWVAFYVALALVFGGLVALVGGSAPAVEFYAGWLTEYSLSVDNLFVFVIIMTRFAVPREHQQKVLMVGIIVALVLRGAFILAGAAIIAQFVWVFYLFGAFLIYTAIKLVAGGDEPEEYQENRLIRSLRRVLPLSPTYDGGKLRTVVDGKRLFTPMLIVFLAIGSTDLLFAFDSIPAIFGLTHDPFIVFTTNVFALMGLRQLYFLLGGLLERLVYLPIGLAVILGFIGIKLILEALHENTLPFINGGQHIEAVPTVPIWLSLVVILGALGVTTVASLLRTRGQQKDEALLDDVDAAS
- a CDS encoding OsmC family protein; the encoded protein is MGALHSYAATVRWTGAGQTGTTTYTAYSRDHDVDLTGRPTLPGSADPAFRGDPSRYSPEELFVASLSQCHMLWFLHLASAAGIVVREYTDEVTGTMRVESAGAGQFTDVTLHPHVVVDDGPDVSDEAVAEIHRRAHDHCFLARSVNFPVLLEPAPLRTHAA
- the rapZ gene encoding RNase adapter RapZ; translation: MSTEPSPTTVPQGIPAIEATTHAPERSDAEVLVITGMSGAGRSRAAAVLEDLDWYVVDNMPPRMLVPLVDMMTRAGSSVQRIAAVVDVRGGGFFTDLLDVLKHLRDAGVFYRILFLDASDEVLVRRYEQVRRPHPLQGNGRILDGIAEERRLVASVEERADVVIDTSDLNVHDLAREVRAAVAEGTPDTLRINVVSFGFKYGIPLDADHVVDMRFLANPYWITELRHLTGRDAPVRDYVLARPGALEFVDRYVSALEPVLAGYLAEEKRYVTIAVGCTGGKHRSVAISEVLAQRLRAVGQRVTVTARDLGKE
- the uvrC gene encoding excinuclease ABC subunit UvrC, with protein sequence MADPSSYRPAPGEIPTSPGVYRFRDEHGRVIYVGKAKNLRARLGSYFQDLTNLHYRTQTMVTTAASVEWTVVGTEVEALALEYSWIKEFDPRFNVKYRDDKSYPYLAVTLGEQFPRAQVMRGGKRPGTRYFGPYGHAWAIRETLDLLLRVFPVRTCSAGVFKRAQQTGRPCLLGYIDKCSAPCVGRITPEDHHALAEDFCDFMAGDTAKFIRRVEAKMKEAAAAMEYEQAARLRDDILALERAMEKNAVVLGDATDADIFALAGDELEAAVQVFHVRGGRIRGQRGWIVEKVEDVTDAELVEHLLQQVYGSVDEALGDSSTPSSSIVPREVLVPVLPPDTEQVVAWLTGLRGAKVDVRVPQRGDKRELAATVHKNAEHALALHRTRRAGDLTTRSQALREIQEALGLETAPLRIECYDVSTTQGTHQVASMVVFEDGLARKSEYRHFAIRGPEGLGARDDTAAMHEVITRRFKRYLADRSQATDVEMDLGADDDTARDADAVAAGYVPRSGEVGADAPAGRAARFAYPPNLVVVDGGPPQVAAAARALAELGIDDVALCGLAKRLEEVWLPGEDYPVILQRSSEGLYLLQRVRDEAHRFAISYHRKKRGKAMTASALDDVPGLGPARKKALLTHFGSLKRLRAASAEEIATVPGMGAATAAAVVAALGPASPTAAGTVGPGGAAAPEAESPASPTDALEAAAPASPSSEEAAPA
- a CDS encoding TerC family protein: MDVPVWMWVATVGMILAMLAFDFVGHVRTPHAPTLKEASWWSAGYVGIAILFGVGIWAYFGSVYGGEYFAGYITEKSLSVDNLFVFVLIMTSFRVPRLYQQKVLLIGITIALVLRTIFIFLGAALIENFSWVFYIFGAFLIYTAYTQVKSAREHEDEEYKENGVLRLTRRFFPTTDAYVEDRMFTKIDGKRYITPMLIVMIAIGSADLLFAVDSIPAIFGLTQETFLVFAANAFSLLGLRQLYFLIDGLLDRLVYLAWGLAAILGFIGIKLLIHALHKNEIPFINGGEHVTVIPEISTAVSLSFILVTLAITTVASLAKDKSDRRRLEKETY
- a CDS encoding MBL fold metallo-hydrolase, which translates into the protein MGYTGDVTVAGPSDLRVLDEVEVRKLAVGPAENNAYLLTCRGSGAQLLVDAAAEPDRLLELVREGSSTARLDLVVTTHRHLDHLGALSSIGAATGARLAAGAPDAEAVAEATGATITRPLHDGDTIVVGHLTFEVVALRGHTPGSVTLVYREPEHASAPDAVPGRAHLFTGDSLFPGGLGSTSNDPDRFAMLYADVTTRLFDRFDDATWVYPGHGADTTLGAERPHLDEWRERGW
- a CDS encoding VOC family protein, which codes for MARTVQITFDAADPRGLGAFWCEALGYVEQPPPEGFADWEAAMAAWGMSPDRYNAFYAVVDPDGVGPRIFIQQVPEPKTAKNRMHIDVGVEGDGAERVGNVRSHAAHLVSLGASVLQEMDENGEFWIVLQDPEGNEFCVQ